CAATGGATTTATACACTTCTATCATTTCATTGCTGTTGCCTATCAAGGCTTCTTTGTTAAATTCTTCTTCATCAGGATTTATTATTACCGGAGAATTTCTGTATTTAGAAGATTCCACTCCTTTTTCTATCAGTTCGAACATTGGAGGTATATCAAAAGGCTTGTAAATATAGTCAAAAGCTCCTTTTTTTATTGCTCCTATTGCTGTTTCTGTGTCTCCGTAGGCAGTGATAATAATAACAGGAAGATTTGGAAGTTTTTTGTTAAGTTTTTCAAAGACTTCTATTCCGTTTATATCAGGAAGCTTGATGTCTAAAATCACAAGCTTTGGAGGATCTGCCAATATGCTTTGAATTCCTGTTTTCCCGGTAAATGATGTTTTTACCAGATATCCTTCTTTTGAAAGTATTTTTGAAAAGCTTTTCGCAAGCTGGATATCGTCGTCAATTATGTGAATATCAGTCATTTTTCTTTTCTCCTAAGGGAAAACTTAGTATGAAAACAGTTCCCTTTCCTTCTTCAGACTCAAAAAATACAATGCCCTTATGTTCTGCCATGATTTTGTGTACAATACTAAGCCCAAGGCCTGAACCGTATTCCTTTGTAGTGAAAAAAGGATTTAAAATATTTGATTTAGCCTCTTCTGAAATTCCTGGGCCCGAGTCTTTAAATTTAATTTTGACAAAATTATCATCTGTGATTTCTTCGGAAATTTCAATTTCACCTCCGTTTTCCATGGCTTCACATGCATTGATTATAATATTTATAAGAGCTTCTCTTATTCTGTCTGCATCAGCAAAGATAACAGGATTGAATCTTGATCTTATGTATTTTGTGTGTACGTCGTAGGTTTTTAGTCTGTGTTCAAGAAGCTGAATAACAGAGGTTATGATTGGATAGGTATGACAATATTCCATTTTAAGTTTTGGAAGCCTTGAAAATTCTAGAAAATTTTGAATAATATTATCAATTCTTCCGATTTCATCTGAAATAACCTGGAAATCTTCTTCATGGGTAAATGAAAGATTTAGTGAACGGCTTAAGGAAAAAAGTCTCATTTTAACAGATGTAAAGGGATTTCTAATTGAATGTGCAACTCCTGCTGCCAGTTTTCCAACAAGGGCAAGTCTTTCCGATTGCTCAAGGCTTTCCCTGCTTTTTGTAAGTTCTGTTTCAGCATTAGCATAGAGTTGTTTTATTCCTTTTAAATTTTCTGAAATCAGTTCAATTTGATTTTTTGATTTTAAATTACTTTCAGTACCTGATTCCTCTGCAATTTTTGCAATGGGCTCAAGTATTTTTTTTGAGATAAAGTGTAAAATTACCAAATAAATAAAACACAAAAAAAGAATTGAGATTATTGTAAGTTTTCTCATGGTTTCAGCTTTTGAATTAAGTTTTTGTTTTAGGTCAATCACTGAATTCCATTGGTAATCGCAAAGCTTTTCACAACTTACAAGCAGGTTGAAAAACATTTTTCTTTGATGTATGTGAATGTCTGTAATCGATTCTTTCATCTTTGATTTATAAAGTTTGATTGCTTGATCTTTTGTTTTTATATATTGAGCATAATCTTTTTCGATTTTTTCTATGAGTTCAAGTTCTTCAGTGTCAGATACCAGCTCTTTTATCTGGTTAAGTTCGTTTTGGAAAATTTCCATATATTTGCCAAGTTCTTCAAGCCATTTGTACTCTTCATCGACAAAAAAATATGTTAAAAAACCTTTTTGATTTGAAAGAGCGTTTTCAAGATTTTTGGCGGCTTTATATGTTTCAATATTTTCATTTACCATTTTATTTAAAGCAGAATCAGTTTTAACTGAATAGCTTACTATGCTTACAGCCCAGATAAAAGTCATGAAAACTATAATTGAAAGAAGGAAAAACACCTTAAATTTAAGACTTAACCCTATGCGCATTTGATAATTCCGAGTTTAATGATTGTATTAAATTAACGTTAAGCAATAATTATGCCTTTAGCAAGAGTCAATATTTGAAAGTTTATTAAATGTAATTGTAAATAAAATTTGTAAAAATAAAAATGTATAATATTTTTACAAAAATGCGGTTGTTTGAATAAATTTTTTTACAGTTTCAATACTTTCAGCATTTTTTTCCACAAAATAAAGTTTTTTATTTGGGTAAAAAATATCTCTCCATTCATCGTAGGCATGAACTATAATAATGGTTTCAGGAGATATTTCATTGATTTTTTTTATAAATATCAAAGGG
The window above is part of the Desulforegulaceae bacterium genome. Proteins encoded here:
- a CDS encoding ATP-binding protein is translated as MRIGLSLKFKVFFLLSIIVFMTFIWAVSIVSYSVKTDSALNKMVNENIETYKAAKNLENALSNQKGFLTYFFVDEEYKWLEELGKYMEIFQNELNQIKELVSDTEELELIEKIEKDYAQYIKTKDQAIKLYKSKMKESITDIHIHQRKMFFNLLVSCEKLCDYQWNSVIDLKQKLNSKAETMRKLTIISILFLCFIYLVILHFISKKILEPIAKIAEESGTESNLKSKNQIELISENLKGIKQLYANAETELTKSRESLEQSERLALVGKLAAGVAHSIRNPFTSVKMRLFSLSRSLNLSFTHEEDFQVISDEIGRIDNIIQNFLEFSRLPKLKMEYCHTYPIITSVIQLLEHRLKTYDVHTKYIRSRFNPVIFADADRIREALINIIINACEAMENGGEIEISEEITDDNFVKIKFKDSGPGISEEAKSNILNPFFTTKEYGSGLGLSIVHKIMAEHKGIVFFESEEGKGTVFILSFPLGEKKND